A region of Salmo salar chromosome ssa17, Ssal_v3.1, whole genome shotgun sequence DNA encodes the following proteins:
- the LOC106576372 gene encoding protein kinase C and casein kinase substrate in neurons protein 2 isoform X4, producing the protein MSGSYDDSMVDVSSDSFWEVGNYKRTVRRVDDGSRLCNDLMNCLHERARIEKSYAQQLTEWSKRWRQLIEKGPQYGTLERAWGALCTEAEKVSELHMEVKAALMGEDFEKLKVWQRDYYHKQMIGGFKETKEADDGFRKAQKPWAKKLKEMETMKKAYHGACKEEKLATSRENNSKLENNSNPEAQKKLQDKVEKCQQEMEKTKERYEKSLEELDKVTPQYMENMEQVFEQWQQFEDKRITFFKALLLEVKHHLDLSTNHKFQTVYHTLEDTISAADAEEDLKWFRSNHGPGMPMNWPQFEDWSIDLNRTLSRRETKKKPSDGVTLTGISQMEEQQAAKSSSSSSSVEKSQEWSDEETGVNPFSIEDANGDGNPFEVEPASSGVSVAVRALYDYEGQEQDELSFKAGEEFTKIGNEDDQGWCRGRLKDGVVGLYPANYVDDI; encoded by the exons ATGTCCGGCTCCTACGATGACTCCATGGTCGACGTCTCCAGTGACAGCTTCTGGGAG gtgGGGAACTACAAGCGGACAGTGAGGCGGGTGGACGATGGCAGTCGCCTGTGTAACGACCTGATGAATTGTCTCCATGAGCGGGCACGCATCGAGAAGTCCTACGCACAGCAGCTCACAGAGTGGTCCAAACGCTGGAGACAGCTTATAGAGAAag GCCCTCAGTACGGGACCCTGGAGCGGGCGTGGGGTGCCCTGTGCACGGAGGCGGAGAAGGTGAGCGAGCTCCACATGGAGGTGAAGGCGGCGCTGATGGGGGAGGACTTTGAGAAGCTCAAGGTGTGGCAGAGGGACTACTACCACAAACAGATGATCGGAGGCTTCAAGGAGACCAAGGAGGCTGACGACGGCTTCCGCAAGGCCCAGAAACCCTGGGCCAAAAAACTGAAAGAG ATGGAGACGATGAAGAAGGCGTACCACGGGGCCTGTAAGGAAGAGAAGCTGGCCACCAGCCGGGAGAACAACAGCAAGCTGGAGAACAACAGCAACCCTGAGGCCCAGAAGAAACTGCAGGACAAGGTGGAGAAGTGCCAGCAGGAGATGGAGAAG ACTAAGGAGCGCTATGAGAAGTCTCTGGAGGAGCTGGACAAGGTGACTCCCCAGTACATGGAGAACATGGAGCAGGTGTTTGAACAATGGCAGCAGTTTGAGGACAAACGCATCACCTTCTTCAAAGCACTTCTGCTGGAAGTCAAGCATCACCTCGACCTCTCCACCAATCACAA attCCAGACAGTCTACCACACGTTGGAGGACACTATCTCTGCTGCTGATGCTGAGGAGGACCTCAAGTGGTTCCGCTCCAACCACGGTCCTGGCATGCCCATGAACTGGCCCCAGTTTGAG gactgGTCCATAGATTTGAACCGTACACTGAGTCGGCGAGAGACTAAGAAGAAGCCCTCCGACGGAGTCACCCTGACGGGCATCAGCCAAATGGAAGAGCAGCAGGCAGCCAAGAGCAGCAGCag CTCCAGCAGTGTGGAGAAGTCGCAAGAGTGGTCGGATGAGGAGACTGGGGTGAACCCGTTTTCCATTGAGGACGCCAACGGCGATGGGAACCCGTTTGAGGTGGAGCCGGCGTCCTCGGGGGTGTCTGTGGCCGTGCGTGCCCTCTACGACTATGAAGGACAGGAGCAGGATGAACTCAGCTTcaaagcag GCGAGGAGTTCACCAAGATAGGAAACGAGGACGACCAGGGCTGGTGCAGAGGGCGCCTGAAAGACGGCGTGGTGGGCCTCTACCCTGCCAACTACGTAGACGACATCTAG
- the LOC106576372 gene encoding protein kinase C and casein kinase substrate in neurons protein 2 isoform X2 produces the protein MSGSYDDSMVDVSSDSFWEVGNYKRTVRRVDDGSRLCNDLMNCLHERARIEKSYAQQLTEWSKRWRQLIEKGPQYGTLERAWGALCTEAEKVSELHMEVKAALMGEDFEKLKVWQRDYYHKQMIGGFKETKEADDGFRKAQKPWAKKLKEMETMKKAYHGACKEEKLATSRENNSKLENNSNPEAQKKLQDKVEKCQQEMEKTKERYEKSLEELDKVTPQYMENMEQVFEQWQQFEDKRITFFKALLLEVKHHLDLSTNHKFQTVYHTLEDTISAADAEEDLKWFRSNHGPGMPMNWPQFEDWSIDLNRTLSRRETKKKPSDGVTLTGISQMEEQQAAKSSSSLTVPTSTETVGSNPFEDDDDEDLQGTVKEQPTVVVNNNNNSSPLNVKKVEEVKTSSSVEKSQEWSDEETGVNPFSIEDANGDGNPFEVEPASSGVSVAVRALYDYEGQEQDELSFKAGEEFTKIGNEDDQGWCRGRLKDGVVGLYPANYVDDI, from the exons ATGTCCGGCTCCTACGATGACTCCATGGTCGACGTCTCCAGTGACAGCTTCTGGGAG gtgGGGAACTACAAGCGGACAGTGAGGCGGGTGGACGATGGCAGTCGCCTGTGTAACGACCTGATGAATTGTCTCCATGAGCGGGCACGCATCGAGAAGTCCTACGCACAGCAGCTCACAGAGTGGTCCAAACGCTGGAGACAGCTTATAGAGAAag GCCCTCAGTACGGGACCCTGGAGCGGGCGTGGGGTGCCCTGTGCACGGAGGCGGAGAAGGTGAGCGAGCTCCACATGGAGGTGAAGGCGGCGCTGATGGGGGAGGACTTTGAGAAGCTCAAGGTGTGGCAGAGGGACTACTACCACAAACAGATGATCGGAGGCTTCAAGGAGACCAAGGAGGCTGACGACGGCTTCCGCAAGGCCCAGAAACCCTGGGCCAAAAAACTGAAAGAG ATGGAGACGATGAAGAAGGCGTACCACGGGGCCTGTAAGGAAGAGAAGCTGGCCACCAGCCGGGAGAACAACAGCAAGCTGGAGAACAACAGCAACCCTGAGGCCCAGAAGAAACTGCAGGACAAGGTGGAGAAGTGCCAGCAGGAGATGGAGAAG ACTAAGGAGCGCTATGAGAAGTCTCTGGAGGAGCTGGACAAGGTGACTCCCCAGTACATGGAGAACATGGAGCAGGTGTTTGAACAATGGCAGCAGTTTGAGGACAAACGCATCACCTTCTTCAAAGCACTTCTGCTGGAAGTCAAGCATCACCTCGACCTCTCCACCAATCACAA attCCAGACAGTCTACCACACGTTGGAGGACACTATCTCTGCTGCTGATGCTGAGGAGGACCTCAAGTGGTTCCGCTCCAACCACGGTCCTGGCATGCCCATGAACTGGCCCCAGTTTGAG gactgGTCCATAGATTTGAACCGTACACTGAGTCGGCGAGAGACTAAGAAGAAGCCCTCCGACGGAGTCACCCTGACGGGCATCAGCCAAATGGAAGAGCAGCAGGCAGCCAAGAGCAGCAGCag CCTGACTGTGCCCACTAGCACAGAGACGGTGGGTTCAAACCCCTTCGAGGATGACGACGACGAGGATCTCCAGGGGACCGTGAAGGAACAGCCCACTGTCgtcgtcaacaacaacaacaacagcagtccGCTCAATGTCAAAAAAGTGGAGGAAGTGAAAAC CTCCAGCAGTGTGGAGAAGTCGCAAGAGTGGTCGGATGAGGAGACTGGGGTGAACCCGTTTTCCATTGAGGACGCCAACGGCGATGGGAACCCGTTTGAGGTGGAGCCGGCGTCCTCGGGGGTGTCTGTGGCCGTGCGTGCCCTCTACGACTATGAAGGACAGGAGCAGGATGAACTCAGCTTcaaagcag GCGAGGAGTTCACCAAGATAGGAAACGAGGACGACCAGGGCTGGTGCAGAGGGCGCCTGAAAGACGGCGTGGTGGGCCTCTACCCTGCCAACTACGTAGACGACATCTAG
- the LOC106576372 gene encoding protein kinase C and casein kinase substrate in neurons protein 2 isoform X3 codes for MSGSYDDSMVDVSSDSFWEVGNYKRTVRRVDDGSRLCNDLMNCLHERARIEKSYAQQLTEWSKRWRQLIEKGPQYGTLERAWGALCTEAEKVSELHMEVKAALMGEDFEKLKVWQRDYYHKQMIGGFKETKEADDGFRKAQKPWAKKLKEMETMKKAYHGACKEEKLATSRENNSKLENNSNPEAQKKLQDKVEKCQQEMEKTKERYEKSLEELDKVTPQYMENMEQVFEQWQQFEDKRITFFKALLLEVKHHLDLSTNHKFQTVYHTLEDTISAADAEEDLKWFRSNHGPGMPMNWPQFENVDWSRSSRSRRSIVDWSIDLNRTLSRRETKKKPSDGVTLTGISQMEEQQAAKSSSSSSSVEKSQEWSDEETGVNPFSIEDANGDGNPFEVEPASSGVSVAVRALYDYEGQEQDELSFKAGEEFTKIGNEDDQGWCRGRLKDGVVGLYPANYVDDI; via the exons ATGTCCGGCTCCTACGATGACTCCATGGTCGACGTCTCCAGTGACAGCTTCTGGGAG gtgGGGAACTACAAGCGGACAGTGAGGCGGGTGGACGATGGCAGTCGCCTGTGTAACGACCTGATGAATTGTCTCCATGAGCGGGCACGCATCGAGAAGTCCTACGCACAGCAGCTCACAGAGTGGTCCAAACGCTGGAGACAGCTTATAGAGAAag GCCCTCAGTACGGGACCCTGGAGCGGGCGTGGGGTGCCCTGTGCACGGAGGCGGAGAAGGTGAGCGAGCTCCACATGGAGGTGAAGGCGGCGCTGATGGGGGAGGACTTTGAGAAGCTCAAGGTGTGGCAGAGGGACTACTACCACAAACAGATGATCGGAGGCTTCAAGGAGACCAAGGAGGCTGACGACGGCTTCCGCAAGGCCCAGAAACCCTGGGCCAAAAAACTGAAAGAG ATGGAGACGATGAAGAAGGCGTACCACGGGGCCTGTAAGGAAGAGAAGCTGGCCACCAGCCGGGAGAACAACAGCAAGCTGGAGAACAACAGCAACCCTGAGGCCCAGAAGAAACTGCAGGACAAGGTGGAGAAGTGCCAGCAGGAGATGGAGAAG ACTAAGGAGCGCTATGAGAAGTCTCTGGAGGAGCTGGACAAGGTGACTCCCCAGTACATGGAGAACATGGAGCAGGTGTTTGAACAATGGCAGCAGTTTGAGGACAAACGCATCACCTTCTTCAAAGCACTTCTGCTGGAAGTCAAGCATCACCTCGACCTCTCCACCAATCACAA attCCAGACAGTCTACCACACGTTGGAGGACACTATCTCTGCTGCTGATGCTGAGGAGGACCTCAAGTGGTTCCGCTCCAACCACGGTCCTGGCATGCCCATGAACTGGCCCCAGTTTGAG AATGTGGACTGGTCCCGCTCCTCTAGGTCCAGAAGGTCCATTGTA gactgGTCCATAGATTTGAACCGTACACTGAGTCGGCGAGAGACTAAGAAGAAGCCCTCCGACGGAGTCACCCTGACGGGCATCAGCCAAATGGAAGAGCAGCAGGCAGCCAAGAGCAGCAGCag CTCCAGCAGTGTGGAGAAGTCGCAAGAGTGGTCGGATGAGGAGACTGGGGTGAACCCGTTTTCCATTGAGGACGCCAACGGCGATGGGAACCCGTTTGAGGTGGAGCCGGCGTCCTCGGGGGTGTCTGTGGCCGTGCGTGCCCTCTACGACTATGAAGGACAGGAGCAGGATGAACTCAGCTTcaaagcag GCGAGGAGTTCACCAAGATAGGAAACGAGGACGACCAGGGCTGGTGCAGAGGGCGCCTGAAAGACGGCGTGGTGGGCCTCTACCCTGCCAACTACGTAGACGACATCTAG
- the LOC106576372 gene encoding protein kinase C and casein kinase substrate in neurons protein 2 isoform X1 → MSGSYDDSMVDVSSDSFWEVGNYKRTVRRVDDGSRLCNDLMNCLHERARIEKSYAQQLTEWSKRWRQLIEKGPQYGTLERAWGALCTEAEKVSELHMEVKAALMGEDFEKLKVWQRDYYHKQMIGGFKETKEADDGFRKAQKPWAKKLKEMETMKKAYHGACKEEKLATSRENNSKLENNSNPEAQKKLQDKVEKCQQEMEKTKERYEKSLEELDKVTPQYMENMEQVFEQWQQFEDKRITFFKALLLEVKHHLDLSTNHKFQTVYHTLEDTISAADAEEDLKWFRSNHGPGMPMNWPQFENVDWSRSSRSRRSIVDWSIDLNRTLSRRETKKKPSDGVTLTGISQMEEQQAAKSSSSLTVPTSTETVGSNPFEDDDDEDLQGTVKEQPTVVVNNNNNSSPLNVKKVEEVKTSSSVEKSQEWSDEETGVNPFSIEDANGDGNPFEVEPASSGVSVAVRALYDYEGQEQDELSFKAGEEFTKIGNEDDQGWCRGRLKDGVVGLYPANYVDDI, encoded by the exons ATGTCCGGCTCCTACGATGACTCCATGGTCGACGTCTCCAGTGACAGCTTCTGGGAG gtgGGGAACTACAAGCGGACAGTGAGGCGGGTGGACGATGGCAGTCGCCTGTGTAACGACCTGATGAATTGTCTCCATGAGCGGGCACGCATCGAGAAGTCCTACGCACAGCAGCTCACAGAGTGGTCCAAACGCTGGAGACAGCTTATAGAGAAag GCCCTCAGTACGGGACCCTGGAGCGGGCGTGGGGTGCCCTGTGCACGGAGGCGGAGAAGGTGAGCGAGCTCCACATGGAGGTGAAGGCGGCGCTGATGGGGGAGGACTTTGAGAAGCTCAAGGTGTGGCAGAGGGACTACTACCACAAACAGATGATCGGAGGCTTCAAGGAGACCAAGGAGGCTGACGACGGCTTCCGCAAGGCCCAGAAACCCTGGGCCAAAAAACTGAAAGAG ATGGAGACGATGAAGAAGGCGTACCACGGGGCCTGTAAGGAAGAGAAGCTGGCCACCAGCCGGGAGAACAACAGCAAGCTGGAGAACAACAGCAACCCTGAGGCCCAGAAGAAACTGCAGGACAAGGTGGAGAAGTGCCAGCAGGAGATGGAGAAG ACTAAGGAGCGCTATGAGAAGTCTCTGGAGGAGCTGGACAAGGTGACTCCCCAGTACATGGAGAACATGGAGCAGGTGTTTGAACAATGGCAGCAGTTTGAGGACAAACGCATCACCTTCTTCAAAGCACTTCTGCTGGAAGTCAAGCATCACCTCGACCTCTCCACCAATCACAA attCCAGACAGTCTACCACACGTTGGAGGACACTATCTCTGCTGCTGATGCTGAGGAGGACCTCAAGTGGTTCCGCTCCAACCACGGTCCTGGCATGCCCATGAACTGGCCCCAGTTTGAG AATGTGGACTGGTCCCGCTCCTCTAGGTCCAGAAGGTCCATTGTA gactgGTCCATAGATTTGAACCGTACACTGAGTCGGCGAGAGACTAAGAAGAAGCCCTCCGACGGAGTCACCCTGACGGGCATCAGCCAAATGGAAGAGCAGCAGGCAGCCAAGAGCAGCAGCag CCTGACTGTGCCCACTAGCACAGAGACGGTGGGTTCAAACCCCTTCGAGGATGACGACGACGAGGATCTCCAGGGGACCGTGAAGGAACAGCCCACTGTCgtcgtcaacaacaacaacaacagcagtccGCTCAATGTCAAAAAAGTGGAGGAAGTGAAAAC CTCCAGCAGTGTGGAGAAGTCGCAAGAGTGGTCGGATGAGGAGACTGGGGTGAACCCGTTTTCCATTGAGGACGCCAACGGCGATGGGAACCCGTTTGAGGTGGAGCCGGCGTCCTCGGGGGTGTCTGTGGCCGTGCGTGCCCTCTACGACTATGAAGGACAGGAGCAGGATGAACTCAGCTTcaaagcag GCGAGGAGTTCACCAAGATAGGAAACGAGGACGACCAGGGCTGGTGCAGAGGGCGCCTGAAAGACGGCGTGGTGGGCCTCTACCCTGCCAACTACGTAGACGACATCTAG